Within bacterium, the genomic segment ACATAGGTCGCTGCGAGAGTAGGATTCTTCTTATCTGAAACATCAATAATCCACAGCGTATCTGAACCTTCATGGCTCCAATCATAAAACTTAGCCATGATAACATAATCCCCCAGAACTTCTATCCCGCCTACCCAGGGGTCACTTAAATCCCCTGTGGGACAACGCCAGCTGCCTACTATCTGCATGTTGTAACCCTGAGGGAAGGCAAGGGAGAGTGTGAGTAAGATTGATATCAGAATGATTAGCTTTCGGGACATAAGGTAAACCTCCGAAAAATTTTGTGCGCCTATTTTATATTATTGGAAAATTGGGGGTGTGGCAACGGGAAATCGCGGAGACCGCGGGAAAACGGGAACGGCGGAGGGGAGGTGGAAAGATTTGAATCGCGGATACCACGGGAAAACGGATACCGCGGAGGCTAAGGTTTTTTATTTTATCATAACGAATTTCGTTACGGCTTTTCGTCCTTCATTGCTTGAGACGGCAAAATAGACTCCCGGAGTGGGGTTGAACTTGATTGTTTAGTTCTCATCTAAAACTCTTGCGGTAACTATTTTTACTTGCAATGATGATCCCACTTTTCCTTTGAAATGGATTTGTTAATGTTTAAATTTCACATATGCCCAAAGCCACTAAATACACGGTATTGCGAAACTGGATGCTCTTTGTTGGATTGTTAGCGTTTTTCTCATTAGTGGTGAGACCCGGACTTTCCATGCCTAAAAGCTGGGACTTTTTCTGGCACATTGTTGACGGTATTATAGTTGTATCTTTCGTGGTAAGTTTCATTTTGCGCTTCATATGGGCACCTGACAAAAAACTCTTCGTTCGCGCCAATGCGTTCGAGCTTGCAATTTTGTTTATATTCTCCATGCAGCTTTTTATAATGATTTTATTTCTGCGCCAGCCTCAGGTTAGCGAAGCGATAAAAAGTATAGGGACGGTATCGATAACTAAAATCTATGTTCTTTTCGCGCAGGTTTTTATAGTTGTCGAGCTTATAGCCAATCTTGGCAGGATTAATGCGCGAGTAGCCTCTCTTCCGCTCTCACCGCCGGTTCTTTTCGTGGGGAGTTTCGTTTTCGTTATAGCGGTTGGCACCCTTCTTTTGAGTCTTCCCGGTGCGACGAAACACGGTATAAAGTTTATAGATGCGCTTTTCACGGCGACATCAGCAACATGCGTTACGGGGCTTATAGTTATGCGCACGGGCGCTGATTTCACGCGATATGGACACAATGTGATACTTGGGTTGATTCAAATAGGCGGACTTGGACTTATGACATTCGCGACATTCTCTGCGCTTATTCTGAGGGGCGAGATAGGGATAAAAGAGCGCGTTCTTCTTGGCGACATACTTAACATCCGCGTGTTCAGCAAGATAAAATCGCTTGTAATAGCTATAATATTGTTCACACTTGTAATCGAGGCTTTGGGTGCTGTTGGCCTTTATTTCGCTACCGGTGAATACGAGTCCCTGCCTGAGGGGCGCCTTTATTTCTCGGTTTTTCATGCGGTAAGCGCTTTTTGCAACGCTGGCTTCTCGCTGTGGGATACTAATCTTGCGCGATTCGTTCATAATCCGTTAGGTTCGATAATAATGATGGTTCTCATAGTTCTTGGCGGACTAGGTTTCGTGGTTTTGACGGACCTGTGGACGATATTTACGGCTCCATTCAGGAGAAGGAGGAATGTTGGCTTAAGTCTGCATTCCAAGCTGGTTCTGATACTGACTTTGTCGTTGATATTATCCGCCACCATTGTTTTCTTCCTTCTTGAGCGTGGGCATATACTTTCGGGTCTTAGCACAGCGGAGAAATGGATTGCCTCTTTCTTTCAGGCTATAACGCCGAGAACTGCTGGGTTCAACACAGTATCAACTGGTGCGTTGCGCTATCCTACACTTTTTCTTCTCGGGATATTGATGTTTATAGGAGCATCACCGGGTTCCACTGGCGGCGGAATAAAAACCACTACTTTCGGAATAATAATTTTGGGGATTATAAATCGTTTGCGCGGGCATGAGGAGATAAAGGTTTTCAACAGAACCATACCGTGGTATGTGATGCAACAAGCTGCCATGGTAATGTTTCTTGGGCTTACAGTTGTCTCGTTGGGACTTTTCGGGCTTCTAATTCTGGAGCCGGATAAAGGATTTATGAATCTTTTATTCGAGCAGCTTTCAGCATTCGGAACAGTAGGGCTTTCGACAGGGATAACGCCGAACTTGTCAGCGGGTGCAAAACTTATTATTATTGTTACGATGCTCGTAGGTAGGATTGGACCACTTACTTTTCTTACTGCTATAGCGTTCAGGATGAGAAAGAGCAGGGTAGGTTTTCCCAAAGAGGACATTTTGATTGGATAGGAGCTGGTTATGCGATACTTGGTTTTGGGGGCAGGACTTTACGGAAGAAGCCTCGCAAGAAGGCTTATGGAGCTCGGAAGCGAGGTTATCGTGGTTGACCGCGACGAGGAAACCATTGACGATATGAAAGAATTGGTTACCAATGCTGTGATAGCTGATATAACCGATAGGCAAGTTCTTGAGGAGATAGTCGATAGATTCAAGCCTGATAGTGCGGCGGTATGTTTCGGTGAAAGCTTTGATGTGACGATGCTTGCCTGTATATATTTGAGGGAACTCGGGATAAAAGAGATAGTTGCGCGGGCTTCAAGTGTTATGCAGGGCGAGATACTAAGAAGACTCGGTATAGATTGGATAGTTTTGCCGGAGCAGGACAGCGGAGAAAGAATAGCAGAATATATAATTCTTGGCGAGAGTGAGCAGATAAAGCTTGATCCTGAGACCTCACTGGCGAGGCTGAGGCTGCCTAAATCTGTTGTTGGGAAAACCCTTTCCGAGTTGCCCTTCAAAAAATTTGGTATTGAATGCCTTTTTGTGCACAGAGTATATGTTACTCCACATGTTTCAAAACTAATCCCACCCTCGGAGGACCCAAAGCTTGAGGAAGGTGATAATCTTATAGTTGTTGGCTCACCAAGAAGGATTGCGAAGTTTATTGATGGAATCAAATGATATCAAAAATGATAAGAAATAATAAAAGACTGTTGATAAAAAACTGTTGACAAACAGAATTATAAAAATAAATTTTAATAAAAATGTTTATGTTGATGCGGTTAAAGTATTAGATGGCAATGAGAATTAAGAGAAAGGAGTTGTCATGAGGAGGGTATGCTTTTTGGTTGTTGTTCTCGCCGTGTTGCTGGGAATTTCATTTGCTCAATCCCCCCGTTATGAGGTTATGCTAAACAGACCAGATATTGTTGGCCTTACAGGGGGTGGCGACACCAAACTCGACGGTATAGCCACGACAGGTCTTTCTGTGGGGACTATAGTTTTGG encodes:
- a CDS encoding TrkA family potassium uptake protein; the encoded protein is MRYLVLGAGLYGRSLARRLMELGSEVIVVDRDEETIDDMKELVTNAVIADITDRQVLEEIVDRFKPDSAAVCFGESFDVTMLACIYLRELGIKEIVARASSVMQGEILRRLGIDWIVLPEQDSGERIAEYIILGESEQIKLDPETSLARLRLPKSVVGKTLSELPFKKFGIECLFVHRVYVTPHVSKLIPPSEDPKLEEGDNLIVVGSPRRIAKFIDGIK
- a CDS encoding Trk family potassium uptake protein, encoding MPKATKYTVLRNWMLFVGLLAFFSLVVRPGLSMPKSWDFFWHIVDGIIVVSFVVSFILRFIWAPDKKLFVRANAFELAILFIFSMQLFIMILFLRQPQVSEAIKSIGTVSITKIYVLFAQVFIVVELIANLGRINARVASLPLSPPVLFVGSFVFVIAVGTLLLSLPGATKHGIKFIDALFTATSATCVTGLIVMRTGADFTRYGHNVILGLIQIGGLGLMTFATFSALILRGEIGIKERVLLGDILNIRVFSKIKSLVIAIILFTLVIEALGAVGLYFATGEYESLPEGRLYFSVFHAVSAFCNAGFSLWDTNLARFVHNPLGSIIMMVLIVLGGLGFVVLTDLWTIFTAPFRRRRNVGLSLHSKLVLILTLSLILSATIVFFLLERGHILSGLSTAEKWIASFFQAITPRTAGFNTVSTGALRYPTLFLLGILMFIGASPGSTGGGIKTTTFGIIILGIINRLRGHEEIKVFNRTIPWYVMQQAAMVMFLGLTVVSLGLFGLLILEPDKGFMNLLFEQLSAFGTVGLSTGITPNLSAGAKLIIIVTMLVGRIGPLTFLTAIAFRMRKSRVGFPKEDILIG